Proteins encoded within one genomic window of Sebastes fasciatus isolate fSebFas1 chromosome 18, fSebFas1.pri, whole genome shotgun sequence:
- the opn5 gene encoding opsin-5 isoform X3 encodes MSATGNGYVIYMTIKRKTKLKPPELMTVNLAIFDFGISVTGKPFFVVSCFAHRWLFGWEGCRFYGWAGFFFGCGSLITMTVVSLDRYLKICHLSYGTWLKRHHAFLCLVFVWVYAAFWATMPLVGWGNYAPEPFGTSCTLDWWLAQASVSGQCFVMAILFFCLVLPTGIIVFSYVMIIFKVKSSAKEISHFDARIKNSHNLEMKLTKVAMLICAGFLIAWIPYAVVSVVSAFGEPDSVPIPVSVIPTLLAKSSAMYNPIIYQVLDLKNSCAKSSCFKSLKKRRPFRKSRFYAISGSLKDTPPAKEAHIESTHPCADA; translated from the exons ATGTCTGCAACAGGGAATGGCTATGTCATTTATATGACCATCAAACGCAAGACCAAGTTGAAGCCTCCTGAGCTCATGACCGTTAATCTAGCCATCTTCGACTTTGGCATATCAG TGACGGGAAAGCCCTTCTTCGTCGTATCTTGTTTCGCCCACCGCTGGTTGTTCGGCTGGGAGGGCTGTCGTTTCTACGGCTGGGCGGGCTTCTTCTTCGGTTGTGGGAGCCTCATCACGATGACCGTGGTCAGTCTGGACCGGTACCTCAAGATCTGCCATCTCAGTTACG GCACATGGCTAAAACGCCACCACGCCTTCCTGTGCCTGGTCTTCGTGTGGGTGTATGCGGCGTTCTGGGCCACCATGCCCCTGGTCGGCTGGGGGAACTACGCCCCGGAGCCCTTCGGGACCTCCTGCACATTGGACTGGTGGCTGGCGCAGGCCTCCGTGTCGGGCCAGTGCTTCGTCATGGCCATCCTGTTCTTCTGTCTCGTCCTACCCACGGGCATCATCGTCTTCTCCTATGTCATGATCATCTTCAAGGTCAAGTCCTCCGCGAAGGAGATATCGCACTTTGACGCCCGCATCAAAAACAGCCACAACCTTGAGATGAAACTGACAAAG GTGGCAATGCTGATCTGCGCCGGCTTCCTGATTGCATGGATCCCTTACGCGGTGGTGTCAGTGGTGTCGGCGTTCGGCGAACCGGACTCGGTGCCCATCCCCGTGTCGGTCATTCCCACGCTGCTGGCCAAGTCCTCAGCCATGTACAACCCCATCATCTACCAGGTCTTGGACTTGAAGAATTCCTGCGCAAAGTCCTCCTGTTTTAAGTCCCTGAAGAAACGCAGGCCTTTTAGAAAGTCGAG GTTCTACGCCATCTCCGGCTCGTTAAAGGACACTCCGCCAGCCAAAGAAGCTCACATCGAGAG CACTCACCCCTGTGCAGACGCTTAA